From the Garra rufa chromosome 17, GarRuf1.0, whole genome shotgun sequence genome, one window contains:
- the LOC141289216 gene encoding nuclear GTPase SLIP-GC-like isoform X1 — protein MAFCKVEEFGEWKEEKDFHFKSDEECKMGEKSDYEPMVYEEDNQSMDRGLTFAVVTLQDTDEVMVVASDWLSTDQKQCYWPPFKSPEKYLETVKSNLEPSTGGKPWEKLNVIFHGKHDTYEEAVNNQVEQRALKDGLILYKVVTLQKSNELTVIPATWLNEEIRQCYWPPFKSPEKCTEAVKNRFEPPVTEKKPWEMLNIQVHWECATYNQAKDKQKALKEQRERFLFKSTLHPAPASSLQISQFSSHVTKRKHLSETSVSNQSVTSVQPLLPTSAKRKRDYEFSDSSRESLLTTDMEIMEKAKNIMKRVTDNLVHTIIMHNDIISKINKMYTVNRNKATIGIFGRAGEGKSSLLSAILGKQDLLPSGCFGACTSVVTQVEANLTDSNYIAEIELISKEEWEKELKDLFRYMQDESEDGNEDLIEIAEEKITAVYGADADQKTLEELKKDDKYAEIENLLSNSKKTISESDVSEFATNFAQFIQHNMTGSGGRYWPLVKSVNIKIPDCHELLEHIAIVDIPGTGDCNKTRDDLWKSKLRECSSVWIVSSINRAIDDKDPWGILKHCIEELGPGGECKHINFICTKTDDINPVAYMRSARLTIPKDKDQKIMCIRHRNEEAKTKVKEKFDKSEIKERFRTNNDFLQVFTVSSYAFFDTSLNLESAETEIPKLQDVLRGLNKSINRELVRDYVYEAKGVLSLIQSVQLDTDKKAAETKVTIRKVLENNLMKALNELDTYFDSIYNDLDQCLSKGVEESVQLCVASTMKLVSPAAEKDRRGFHKTLRTLCKNYGYYLPQNRDTVLDLNKRLVEPLYEHVEEIFNQIFPVSGKTGKSVQEHIDKFTIIQSDAVYLRSSVVRHIQNFIKIEEAKLKASLYRTIVELKKDIYTSIIKTILNEMASCYENAAVLTGAGSMKKRQDMLISTVDEKKQDMFHKAKMEVLQKLKNVKLNIKDVLEPGLKKAMDLSLSQSSNVKMMDVSREIDQMEALLKQLSD, from the exons ATGGCCTTCTGTAAGGTTGAGGAATTTGGTGAATGGAAGGAAGAAAAAGACTTTCACTTTAAAAGTGATGAAGAGTGTAAGATGGGTGAAAAGAGTGATTATGAGCCTATGGTATACGAGGAGGACAACCAGTCAATGGATCGCGG GCTGACATTTGCCGTTGTTACCTTGCAAGATACAGATGAAGTAATGGTAGTAGCATCAGACTGGTTGAGCACAGACCAGAAACAGTGTTACTGGCCCCCATTCAAATCACCAGAGAAGTACTTGGAAACAGTTAAGAGCAATCTTGAGCCCTCAACAGGAGGGAAACCATGGGAGAAATTAAATGTGATCTTTCATGGAAAACATG ACACTTATGAGGAGGCTGTTAATAACCAAGTGGAACAAAGAGCACTGAAAGATGG GCTGATCTTGTACAAAGTTGTTACCCTGCAAAAATCAAATGAGCTGACAGTGATACCAGCAACATGGCTGAATGAAGAAATACGTCAATGCTATTGGCCACCATTTAAGTCACCAGAGAAGTGCACAGAAGCTGTAAAAAACAGATTTGAGCCTCCTGTAACAGAAAAAAAACCATGGGAGATGTTAAATATTCAAGTCCATTGGGAATGTG caACATATAATCAGGCTAAAGATAAGCAAAAAGCACTAAAAGAACAGAGAGAAAG gtttttattCAAATCTACACTGCATCCTGCACCAGCATCTTCTCTTCAAATTTCTCAATTTTCCTCTCATG TTACAAAAAGAAAGCATCTGTCTGAAACTTCAGTTTCAAATCAGAGTGTTACCAGTGTACAGCCACTGCTGCCAACAA GTGCTAAAAGAAAACGTGATTATGAATTTTCTGACTCAAGTAGAGAGTCACTACTGACAACAG ATATGGAGATCATGGAGAAGGCAAAAAATATCATGAAAAGAGTCACTGATAACTTAGTCCACACAATCATTATGCACAATGACATCATTTCaaagataaataaaatgtacacaGTAAACAGAAATAAGGCAACCATCGGGATATTTGGAAGGGCAGGAGAAGGAAAAAGCTCCCTATTAAGTGCAATCTTGGGGAAACAGGATCTTTTGCCGTCTGGTTGTTTTGGTGCCTGTACATCAGTTGTTACTCAGGTGGAAGCCAATCTGACTGACTCCAACTACATAGCAGAGATTGAACTCATCTCTAAAGag GAGTGGGAGAAAGAACTGAAAGATCTTTTTAGATATATGCAAGATGAAAGTGAGGATGGGAATGAGGACTTGATTGAAATTGCTGAAGAAAAGATCACTGCGGTGTATGGAGCTGATGCAGATCAGAAAACATTAGAAGAGCTCAAGAAAGATGACAAATATGCTGAGATTGAAAATCTATTGTCCAACAGTAAAAAAACTATCTCAGAAAGTGAT GTGTCTGAATTTGCCACTAATTTTGCACAGTTCATACAACACAATATGACTGGTTCTGGTGGCAGGTACTGGCCACTTGTGAAGAGCGTGAATATCAAAATACCAGATTGTCATGAACTTCTGGAACACATTGCGATTGTTGATATTCCTGGGACTGGAGACTGCAATAAGACTAGAGATGACTTGTGGAAATCT AAACTGAGAGAGTGCTCTTCAGTGTGGATTGTAAGTAGTATCAATCGAGCAATTGATGACAAAGACCCCTGGGGGATATTAAAGCACTGCATTGAAGAACTGGGACCAGGAGGAGAATGTAAACACATCAACTTCATCTGTACAAAGACTGATGATATCAATCCAGTAGCCTATATGAG GTCTGCACGGCTTACTATCCCAAAAGACAAG GATCAGAAAATAATGTGCATACGTCATAGAAATGAAGAGGCCAAGACAAAGGTCAAAGAAAAGTTTGACAAATCTGAAATCAAG gAAAGATTCAGAACAAACAATGATTTTCTTCAAGTATTTACTGTAAGTTCCTATGCATTTTTCGACACCAGTTTAAATCTGGAATCTGCTGAAACAG AAATCCCAAAGCTGCAGGATGTTCTGAGGGGCCTTAACAAGAGCATTAACCGAGAACTGGTCAGAGATTATGTGTATGAAGCAAAGGGAGTTCTGTCTCTGATCCAAAGTGTCCAGCTGGATACAGACAAGAAAGCA GCTGAAACGAAAGTCACCATCCGCAAAGTTCTTGAAAATAATCTAATGAAGGCACTAAATGAACTGGACACATATTTTGACAGCATTTATAATGATCTGGATCAGTGTCTCTCAAAGGGAGTAGAAGAATCAGTGCAATTATGTGTTGCTTCCACAATGAAACTGGTATCACCAGCAGCT GAAAAAGATAGGAGAGGGTTCCATAAAACCCTTCGAACTTTGTGCAAGAATTATGGATATTATTTGCCCCAAAACAGGGATACTGTCTTAGATTTGAACAAGAGATTGGTAGAACCCCTCTATGAACACGTTGAGGAAATTTTCAACCAGATTTTCCC TGTAAGTGGAAAAACAGGAAAGTCAGTGCAAGAACACATTGATAAGTTCACTATCATCCAGAGTGACGCTGTTTACCTCAGATCTTCTGTGGTTCGTCACATTCAGAACTTCATCAAAATAGAG GAAGCCAAACTGAAGGCATCACTCTACAGAACAATTGTTGAATTAAAGAAAGACATCTACACATCAATTATAAAAACCATTCTGAATGAAATGGCTTCCTGTTATGAAA ATGCTGCAGTTCTGACAGGAGCAGGATCCATGAAGAAAAGGCAAGATATGCTAATATCCACAGTCGATGAGAAAAAACAAGACATGTTCCACAAAGCAAAAATGGAAGTGCTTCAAAAGTTAAAAAACGTAAAG CTGAACATAAAAGATGTCCTTGAACCAGGACTAAAGAAAGCAATGGATCTCTCACTGTCACAAAGCAGCAATGTTAAAATGATGG ATGTCTCCAGAGAGATTGATCAGATGGAGGCCCTTCTAAAGCAACTGTCTGACTGA
- the LOC141289216 gene encoding nuclear GTPase SLIP-GC-like isoform X3: MAFCKVEEFGEWKEEKDFHFKSDEECKMGEKSDYEPMVYEEDNQSMDRGLTFAVVTLQDTDEVMVVASDWLSTDQKQCYWPPFKSPEKYLETVKSNLEPSTGGKPWEKLNVIFHGKHDTYEEAVNNQVEQRALKDGLILYKVVTLQKSNELTVIPATWLNEEIRQCYWPPFKSPEKCTEAVKNRFEPPVTEKKPWEMLNIQVHWECATYNQAKDKQKALKEQRERFLFKSTLHPAPASSLQISQFSSHGAKRKRDYEFSDSSRESLLTTDMEIMEKAKNIMKRVTDNLVHTIIMHNDIISKINKMYTVNRNKATIGIFGRAGEGKSSLLSAILGKQDLLPSGCFGACTSVVTQVEANLTDSNYIAEIELISKEEWEKELKDLFRYMQDESEDGNEDLIEIAEEKITAVYGADADQKTLEELKKDDKYAEIENLLSNSKKTISESDVSEFATNFAQFIQHNMTGSGGRYWPLVKSVNIKIPDCHELLEHIAIVDIPGTGDCNKTRDDLWKSKLRECSSVWIVSSINRAIDDKDPWGILKHCIEELGPGGECKHINFICTKTDDINPVAYMRSARLTIPKDKDQKIMCIRHRNEEAKTKVKEKFDKSEIKERFRTNNDFLQVFTVSSYAFFDTSLNLESAETEIPKLQDVLRGLNKSINRELVRDYVYEAKGVLSLIQSVQLDTDKKAAETKVTIRKVLENNLMKALNELDTYFDSIYNDLDQCLSKGVEESVQLCVASTMKLVSPAAEKDRRGFHKTLRTLCKNYGYYLPQNRDTVLDLNKRLVEPLYEHVEEIFNQIFPVSGKTGKSVQEHIDKFTIIQSDAVYLRSSVVRHIQNFIKIEEAKLKASLYRTIVELKKDIYTSIIKTILNEMASCYENAAVLTGAGSMKKRQDMLISTVDEKKQDMFHKAKMEVLQKLKNVKLNIKDVLEPGLKKAMDLSLSQSSNVKMMDVSREIDQMEALLKQLSD; encoded by the exons ATGGCCTTCTGTAAGGTTGAGGAATTTGGTGAATGGAAGGAAGAAAAAGACTTTCACTTTAAAAGTGATGAAGAGTGTAAGATGGGTGAAAAGAGTGATTATGAGCCTATGGTATACGAGGAGGACAACCAGTCAATGGATCGCGG GCTGACATTTGCCGTTGTTACCTTGCAAGATACAGATGAAGTAATGGTAGTAGCATCAGACTGGTTGAGCACAGACCAGAAACAGTGTTACTGGCCCCCATTCAAATCACCAGAGAAGTACTTGGAAACAGTTAAGAGCAATCTTGAGCCCTCAACAGGAGGGAAACCATGGGAGAAATTAAATGTGATCTTTCATGGAAAACATG ACACTTATGAGGAGGCTGTTAATAACCAAGTGGAACAAAGAGCACTGAAAGATGG GCTGATCTTGTACAAAGTTGTTACCCTGCAAAAATCAAATGAGCTGACAGTGATACCAGCAACATGGCTGAATGAAGAAATACGTCAATGCTATTGGCCACCATTTAAGTCACCAGAGAAGTGCACAGAAGCTGTAAAAAACAGATTTGAGCCTCCTGTAACAGAAAAAAAACCATGGGAGATGTTAAATATTCAAGTCCATTGGGAATGTG caACATATAATCAGGCTAAAGATAAGCAAAAAGCACTAAAAGAACAGAGAGAAAG gtttttattCAAATCTACACTGCATCCTGCACCAGCATCTTCTCTTCAAATTTCTCAATTTTCCTCTCATG GTGCTAAAAGAAAACGTGATTATGAATTTTCTGACTCAAGTAGAGAGTCACTACTGACAACAG ATATGGAGATCATGGAGAAGGCAAAAAATATCATGAAAAGAGTCACTGATAACTTAGTCCACACAATCATTATGCACAATGACATCATTTCaaagataaataaaatgtacacaGTAAACAGAAATAAGGCAACCATCGGGATATTTGGAAGGGCAGGAGAAGGAAAAAGCTCCCTATTAAGTGCAATCTTGGGGAAACAGGATCTTTTGCCGTCTGGTTGTTTTGGTGCCTGTACATCAGTTGTTACTCAGGTGGAAGCCAATCTGACTGACTCCAACTACATAGCAGAGATTGAACTCATCTCTAAAGag GAGTGGGAGAAAGAACTGAAAGATCTTTTTAGATATATGCAAGATGAAAGTGAGGATGGGAATGAGGACTTGATTGAAATTGCTGAAGAAAAGATCACTGCGGTGTATGGAGCTGATGCAGATCAGAAAACATTAGAAGAGCTCAAGAAAGATGACAAATATGCTGAGATTGAAAATCTATTGTCCAACAGTAAAAAAACTATCTCAGAAAGTGAT GTGTCTGAATTTGCCACTAATTTTGCACAGTTCATACAACACAATATGACTGGTTCTGGTGGCAGGTACTGGCCACTTGTGAAGAGCGTGAATATCAAAATACCAGATTGTCATGAACTTCTGGAACACATTGCGATTGTTGATATTCCTGGGACTGGAGACTGCAATAAGACTAGAGATGACTTGTGGAAATCT AAACTGAGAGAGTGCTCTTCAGTGTGGATTGTAAGTAGTATCAATCGAGCAATTGATGACAAAGACCCCTGGGGGATATTAAAGCACTGCATTGAAGAACTGGGACCAGGAGGAGAATGTAAACACATCAACTTCATCTGTACAAAGACTGATGATATCAATCCAGTAGCCTATATGAG GTCTGCACGGCTTACTATCCCAAAAGACAAG GATCAGAAAATAATGTGCATACGTCATAGAAATGAAGAGGCCAAGACAAAGGTCAAAGAAAAGTTTGACAAATCTGAAATCAAG gAAAGATTCAGAACAAACAATGATTTTCTTCAAGTATTTACTGTAAGTTCCTATGCATTTTTCGACACCAGTTTAAATCTGGAATCTGCTGAAACAG AAATCCCAAAGCTGCAGGATGTTCTGAGGGGCCTTAACAAGAGCATTAACCGAGAACTGGTCAGAGATTATGTGTATGAAGCAAAGGGAGTTCTGTCTCTGATCCAAAGTGTCCAGCTGGATACAGACAAGAAAGCA GCTGAAACGAAAGTCACCATCCGCAAAGTTCTTGAAAATAATCTAATGAAGGCACTAAATGAACTGGACACATATTTTGACAGCATTTATAATGATCTGGATCAGTGTCTCTCAAAGGGAGTAGAAGAATCAGTGCAATTATGTGTTGCTTCCACAATGAAACTGGTATCACCAGCAGCT GAAAAAGATAGGAGAGGGTTCCATAAAACCCTTCGAACTTTGTGCAAGAATTATGGATATTATTTGCCCCAAAACAGGGATACTGTCTTAGATTTGAACAAGAGATTGGTAGAACCCCTCTATGAACACGTTGAGGAAATTTTCAACCAGATTTTCCC TGTAAGTGGAAAAACAGGAAAGTCAGTGCAAGAACACATTGATAAGTTCACTATCATCCAGAGTGACGCTGTTTACCTCAGATCTTCTGTGGTTCGTCACATTCAGAACTTCATCAAAATAGAG GAAGCCAAACTGAAGGCATCACTCTACAGAACAATTGTTGAATTAAAGAAAGACATCTACACATCAATTATAAAAACCATTCTGAATGAAATGGCTTCCTGTTATGAAA ATGCTGCAGTTCTGACAGGAGCAGGATCCATGAAGAAAAGGCAAGATATGCTAATATCCACAGTCGATGAGAAAAAACAAGACATGTTCCACAAAGCAAAAATGGAAGTGCTTCAAAAGTTAAAAAACGTAAAG CTGAACATAAAAGATGTCCTTGAACCAGGACTAAAGAAAGCAATGGATCTCTCACTGTCACAAAGCAGCAATGTTAAAATGATGG ATGTCTCCAGAGAGATTGATCAGATGGAGGCCCTTCTAAAGCAACTGTCTGACTGA